A single window of Novipirellula aureliae DNA harbors:
- a CDS encoding PEP-CTERM sorting domain-containing protein, producing the protein MIRFLRLATISLVVLASANQARAAAITAFGLIDSIITIDRVVDGSGNAVSATGLVIQSDATNPFPPHFEDFSTGDGYSFSFADANGGTNPESLGSGDSITISNSIEFGLGGSGLSQTLAISSVSLFLSNETSNEVTANFLLAYSFELDLSPWTDPETFATAYGSLLILHGEDENVLFLEPSFEEPAGGSYSAINPMPTSFAITLAAGQETTLEMSSFLGGEASATAVPEPTTSFFLGSLCLVLGWGTRARKKQKTSLRFGRFDESEGRK; encoded by the coding sequence ATGATTCGTTTCTTACGCCTTGCTACGATCAGTCTTGTAGTCCTGGCATCCGCTAACCAAGCACGCGCCGCTGCCATCACCGCTTTCGGTTTAATCGACTCGATCATCACGATCGATAGGGTGGTCGACGGCAGCGGGAACGCGGTGTCGGCAACGGGTCTCGTGATCCAAAGCGATGCCACCAATCCTTTTCCCCCTCATTTCGAGGATTTTAGTACCGGTGATGGATATTCCTTTTCGTTCGCAGACGCCAACGGAGGGACAAATCCCGAGTCGCTCGGCAGCGGAGACAGTATTACCATCAGCAATTCAATCGAATTTGGACTAGGTGGTTCTGGGTTGAGCCAAACCTTAGCGATCTCCTCGGTATCGCTATTTCTCTCCAACGAAACTTCTAATGAAGTAACCGCTAATTTCTTGCTAGCTTATTCGTTTGAGCTCGACCTTAGTCCTTGGACGGATCCAGAAACATTTGCGACCGCCTACGGTAGTTTGCTAATTCTTCATGGCGAGGATGAAAACGTATTGTTCCTCGAGCCGTCGTTTGAAGAGCCCGCGGGTGGCAGCTATTCGGCGATTAACCCAATGCCAACCAGTTTCGCAATCACGTTAGCCGCTGGCCAAGAAACGACCCTGGAGATGTCTTCATTTCTCGGCGGGGAAGCTTCGGCAACGGCGGTACCCGAACCAACAACGTCGTTCTTCCTTGGTAGTCTCTGTCTCGTCTTGGGATGGGGAACAAGGGCCAGGAAGAAACAGAAGACGAGTTTGCGTTTTGGCCGCTTTGATGAATCCGAAGGACGAAAGTAG
- a CDS encoding NAD(P)-dependent oxidoreductase, with translation MNIEPNKTRIGWIGTGVMGKSMCGHLLQSGFSVTVYNRTRSKAESLVRSGARWVDSPRQVAEESDVVFTIVSYPEDVRKIYLCKNSGMLAGAKEKAILVDMTTSEPSLAIEIYNKAQQLGVSTLDAPVSGGDSGARNQTLSIMVGGAKETFETVKPCFEQMGKTIVHQGGAGAGQHTKMVNQTLIASGMVGVCEALIYATRAGLDLETVLASVGSGAAGSWSLSNLGPRMIAGDFEPGFYVEHFIKDMGIVLSESRRMGLSMPGLALADQLYQSVKAKGMHKKGTQALVLALAELSAVDWPNTESP, from the coding sequence ATGAATATTGAACCTAACAAAACACGGATTGGTTGGATCGGCACGGGGGTGATGGGGAAATCGATGTGCGGTCATTTGCTGCAATCGGGTTTCTCGGTCACCGTTTACAATCGTACACGATCGAAAGCGGAGTCGCTGGTCCGCAGCGGTGCTCGCTGGGTCGATTCGCCGAGACAGGTTGCGGAGGAATCGGATGTGGTTTTTACCATCGTCAGCTACCCCGAAGATGTCCGCAAAATCTATCTGTGCAAGAATAGTGGCATGTTGGCGGGGGCGAAGGAAAAAGCCATTCTTGTCGACATGACGACGAGCGAACCATCCCTGGCGATCGAAATCTATAACAAGGCTCAGCAGCTTGGCGTTTCGACGCTCGATGCACCGGTTTCTGGCGGTGACAGCGGAGCGAGAAACCAAACCCTTTCGATCATGGTTGGCGGTGCGAAAGAGACCTTTGAAACCGTCAAGCCATGTTTCGAGCAGATGGGGAAAACGATTGTCCATCAAGGCGGTGCTGGCGCAGGCCAACATACTAAAATGGTTAACCAGACGCTAATAGCGTCGGGGATGGTCGGCGTCTGCGAAGCATTGATTTATGCGACCCGTGCGGGCCTCGATTTAGAGACCGTGTTAGCATCGGTCGGCTCGGGTGCAGCCGGTAGTTGGTCGCTATCGAATCTGGGGCCGCGAATGATCGCGGGCGACTTTGAACCTGGGTTCTACGTCGAGCATTTCATCAAAGATATGGGAATCGTCTTAAGCGAAAGTCGCCGCATGGGATTGTCGATGCCCGGTTTGGCACTCGCCGACCAATTGTATCAATCGGTCAAGGCGAAAGGGATGCACAAAAAAGGAACGCAAGCACTTGTGCTTGCGTTGGCAGAACTTTCCGCGGTCGATTGGCCAAACACTGAGTCGCCGTAG